The region CGTCAAGTATCTCAGATACACCTTCACCCTTTATTGCTGTCGTCGGTATAACCTTACAGCAGAGAAGTTTTTCGAGTTTATTAACATCTATGCGGATACCCTTTTCCTGAGCCTCATCCCACATATTCAGGGCTATAACAAGTGGAAGATCTATCTCAAGAAGCTGGATAGTCAGGTATAGATTTCTTTCAAGGTTTGTTGCATCTACAACGTCTATAACAAGATCCGGTTTTTCCTTCACAAGGAAATCTATCGCTATCTTTTCCTCAGCAACATCATTGCTCAGGCTGTATGTTCCTGGAAGGTCAACAAGATGAATCTTGTATCCTTTATACTCTATGATGGCCTCTTTTTTCTCAACTGTAACACCTGGCCAGTTTCCAACGTGAAGGTTTGTTCCTGCGAGAGCGTTTATGAGTGTTGTTTTTCCTGTGTTTGGATTACCTGCGACAGCTACCTTTATAACCTTATCTGCCATTACATTCCTCAACTATAATCTTGTCAGCATCAGCCTTTCTTACAGCAAGGCAGTAATCCTTTATCTTTATTTTAACAGGTCCTCCGAAAGGTGAGACCTGTATAACCTCAACTGTCTGTCCCGGAATAAGACCCATCTCAAGAAGTTTTCTCTTAAGTGCAGGATCAAATCTCAGCTCCTTTATTTTACAAAAGCTGCCAGCAGGTAATTCAGATAGCCTCATAATCTTTCCTCTTGATTTATATTCAATCTCAATTATATACTTTTTTCAAAACAATTCCATGACTTTAATCAATTTAAATCACCTTTTAAAACCCCAGTAAAATTCTGGTCAGATACATATAAGGGGGTATTATGATAATATTCAATACCCCAATAAATAATAATATTATAACTATTATAAATCCATACTGTTCAACAGGTTCAAGTTTGTGTTCAAGTTCAGGTGGGAGAATGCTCATAAGAACCCTTCCACCGTCTAAAGGTGGTATCGGAAGAAGGTTAAATATGGCGAGGATAACATTTATACTCACAGAATACTGGAAAAATATCAGGAGAGGTGTGACGACTGATTTTATAATCCCTGGACCAAAAACCGAGACGAGGGTTCCTAAAACAGCATCTGATGATAGTATCTGGTAAGAGATACCAAAGAATACAGCAGCTATAAAATTAACTGATGGTCCTGCAGCAGCTGTTACAGCCATACCCTTTCTGTAACCTAACTTCCTGAAGTTTGCAGGATTTATAGGAACAGGTTTTGCCCATCCAAAGAGTATAGGAGATTTAGCAAGTATGAGAATGATCGGAACTAAAAGTGTTCCGACAGGATCAACATGTGGTAAAGGATTGAATGTGAGTCTTCCTGATATTTTTGCCGTTGGATCTCCAAGCCTGTAGGCTATCACTCCATGTCCAAGTTCGTGTATAATAACTGCAAACATCAGAGCAGGAATCATAAAAATGAGCTTAGTTATATCAAATTCCATCTTGCCCTCTTTGTTTATTTTTTTATCAGCCTATTTTATATTATTTAACCTATCGTTTTAAGTGGTGCAATGATTAAAGATGAAGATTAAAGAGATATTAGAGATTGTAAAGGGCAGACCTTTAAAACTGAGGGATGCTGATAAAGAGATAAAAAGGTTCATCATTGACAGCAGGAAGGCTCAGAAAGATAGCTTTTTTGTTCCGCTTAAAGGATCAAAAGCTGATGGTCATGATTTTATAGATGATGCTCTAAAGAAAGGTTCATCCGGTTATCTCACATCTATTGAGACAGATTACAAAAACGGTATCCTCGTTGATGACACCCTTAAAGCCCTTACTGA is a window of Persephonella marina EX-H1 DNA encoding:
- a CDS encoding FeoA family protein; the protein is MRLSELPAGSFCKIKELRFDPALKRKLLEMGLIPGQTVEVIQVSPFGGPVKIKIKDYCLAVRKADADKIIVEECNGR
- a CDS encoding site-2 protease family protein gives rise to the protein MEFDITKLIFMIPALMFAVIIHELGHGVIAYRLGDPTAKISGRLTFNPLPHVDPVGTLLVPIILILAKSPILFGWAKPVPINPANFRKLGYRKGMAVTAAAGPSVNFIAAVFFGISYQILSSDAVLGTLVSVFGPGIIKSVVTPLLIFFQYSVSINVILAIFNLLPIPPLDGGRVLMSILPPELEHKLEPVEQYGFIIVIILLFIGVLNIIIIPPYMYLTRILLGF